The following are encoded in a window of Brevibacillus ruminantium genomic DNA:
- a CDS encoding precorrin-8X methylmutase: protein MDFRTEFKPLTVQPQEIEEKSFQIITEELGEHPFTEEQYPVVQRVIHASADFDLGRSLVFHPDAVKAGIQAIRSGKIVVADVQMVQVGISKNRIEKFGGEVKVYISDKDVMEEAKRLNTTRAIISIRKAIKEAEGGIFAIGNAPTALLELIRLVKEGEAKPGLIIGMPVGFVSAAESKEELAKLDIPFITNIGRKGGSPVTVAALNAISLMAERQG from the coding sequence ATGGACTTTCGCACGGAATTCAAGCCTTTGACCGTACAACCGCAGGAGATTGAGGAAAAAAGCTTTCAAATCATTACGGAAGAGCTGGGCGAGCATCCTTTCACGGAGGAGCAATACCCGGTCGTGCAGCGCGTGATCCACGCTTCGGCTGACTTTGATCTGGGACGCAGCCTGGTTTTTCACCCTGACGCGGTCAAAGCGGGGATTCAGGCGATCCGCAGCGGAAAAATTGTCGTTGCCGATGTGCAGATGGTGCAGGTTGGCATCAGCAAAAACCGGATCGAAAAATTCGGCGGTGAGGTAAAGGTGTACATCTCCGACAAGGATGTCATGGAGGAAGCAAAGCGCCTCAATACCACGCGGGCGATTATCTCCATCCGCAAAGCGATCAAGGAAGCAGAGGGCGGCATATTTGCCATCGGAAACGCGCCGACAGCCCTCCTGGAGCTGATCCGTCTGGTCAAAGAGGGGGAGGCCAAGCCCGGCCTGATCATCGGGATGCCCGTCGGCTTCGTGTCGGCGGCTGAATCCAAAGAAGAGCTGGCGAAGCTGGATATTCCGTTCATCACTAACATCGGGCGCAAAGGCGGCAGTCCTGTGACAGTAGCCGCGCTCAATGCAATTTCTCTGATGGCAGAACGGCAGGGATAA
- the cobK gene encoding precorrin-6A reductase — protein MILVLAGTSDARELALLIKENGYSLLTTVVTDNAAKSIEEAGLPVQVGRLTAEDIEMLIREKGFQAVVDASHPYAEEASKNAMAGAQAAEVPYIRYERESLDSPRHDKIIFAEDYKQAAEIAVEKRGVIMLTTGSKTLKIFTDRLLGLPDTTLVARMLPRLDNMEKCEELGIEQKNIVAMQGPFSKELNKALYDHYGVTLMITKESGKVGAFDEKVEAALEMGIETIVIARPKIDYGTKFSDFAGVIGELKQLLPVPQSSEV, from the coding sequence ATGATTCTGGTACTGGCAGGAACCAGTGATGCACGGGAGCTGGCTCTTTTGATCAAGGAAAACGGCTATTCGCTTCTGACCACGGTCGTCACCGACAACGCCGCCAAGAGCATCGAAGAGGCTGGCTTGCCTGTGCAGGTCGGCCGTCTGACTGCCGAGGATATCGAAATGTTGATTCGCGAAAAAGGGTTTCAGGCAGTTGTCGACGCCAGCCACCCCTATGCCGAGGAAGCCTCGAAAAACGCGATGGCCGGAGCGCAGGCTGCGGAGGTGCCATACATCCGCTATGAACGCGAAAGCTTAGACTCGCCTCGTCACGACAAGATCATTTTTGCTGAGGATTATAAGCAAGCGGCCGAAATCGCTGTAGAAAAGCGCGGCGTGATCATGCTGACAACAGGCAGCAAAACGCTGAAAATCTTCACCGACCGGCTGCTCGGATTGCCTGACACAACGCTTGTCGCCCGGATGCTGCCACGCCTCGACAACATGGAAAAATGCGAGGAGCTGGGCATTGAGCAGAAGAACATCGTAGCCATGCAGGGGCCTTTTTCCAAGGAGCTGAACAAAGCCCTGTACGATCATTATGGCGTCACGCTGATGATTACCAAAGAAAGCGGCAAAGTAGGCGCCTTTGATGAAAAGGTAGAAGCTGCCCTGGAAATGGGCATCGAGACGATTGTCATCGCCCGCCCGAAAATTGATTACGGCACCAAGTTCTCCGATTTTGCCGGAGTGATCGGTGAATTGAAGCAGCTCTTGCCTGTGCCGCAATCATCGGAAGTCTAA
- a CDS encoding sirohydrochlorin chelatase, translating to MDAVLFVGHGSKDPEGNEEVRQFVASLAQEVDVPILETCFLEFERPDMLQGLDTCVKRGATRVAVIPIILFSAGHAKIHIPAAIDEAKAKHPHVQFIYGRPIGIHDEVLNILSTRMQEAGFSSGEEHQDTAVLIIGRGSSDADANSDIYKMSRLFWERWKAKWVETAFMGVTFPLYEEGIERCLKLGARRVVVLPYFLFTGVLIKRMADQLEQFRAKYPEAEFVLAEYFGFHPLLKEVLKDRMEEALYGEVKLNCDTCQYRLTAMEHIDHHHHHHDDDHGHHHHHHHHHGHHHDHSHDHAHDYDYSHAHDHDHDHHEHDHKHGHDHSHEHEHVKK from the coding sequence ATGGACGCTGTTTTGTTTGTCGGGCACGGGAGCAAGGACCCCGAGGGGAATGAAGAGGTTAGACAGTTTGTTGCTTCGCTGGCACAAGAGGTAGATGTGCCGATCCTGGAGACATGCTTTCTGGAGTTTGAGCGGCCTGACATGCTGCAGGGACTGGATACTTGCGTCAAACGGGGAGCTACTCGGGTAGCGGTCATCCCGATCATTCTCTTTTCCGCCGGTCATGCCAAGATCCATATCCCGGCAGCGATCGACGAAGCAAAAGCGAAGCATCCTCACGTGCAGTTCATTTACGGACGCCCTATCGGCATTCACGACGAGGTACTGAACATCCTGTCCACGCGGATGCAGGAGGCAGGTTTCTCCTCCGGCGAGGAGCATCAGGATACGGCTGTTCTGATCATCGGGCGGGGAAGCAGCGACGCGGATGCCAACAGCGATATTTACAAAATGTCCCGCCTTTTCTGGGAGCGCTGGAAGGCCAAGTGGGTGGAGACCGCTTTTATGGGCGTCACTTTTCCTCTCTACGAAGAAGGCATCGAGCGCTGCCTTAAACTGGGCGCGCGCCGCGTTGTCGTACTGCCGTACTTTTTGTTCACGGGCGTGCTGATCAAGCGGATGGCCGACCAGCTTGAGCAATTCCGCGCCAAATACCCGGAAGCGGAGTTTGTTCTGGCAGAGTATTTCGGCTTTCACCCACTCTTGAAGGAAGTGCTGAAGGACCGGATGGAAGAGGCTCTGTACGGCGAGGTAAAACTAAATTGCGATACCTGTCAGTACCGGCTGACAGCGATGGAGCATATCGACCATCATCATCACCATCACGATGATGACCACGGGCACCACCATCATCACCACCATCACCATGGCCATCATCACGACCACAGCCACGATCATGCGCATGATTACGATTACAGCCATGCTCACGACCACGATCACGACCACCATGAGCATGATCATAAGCACGGACATGACCACAGCCACGAACACGAGCATGTGAAAAAATAG
- the cobJ gene encoding precorrin-3B C(17)-methyltransferase gives MRGKLFVIGFGPGSFEHITKRAREAIEESEIIIGYTTYVDLIRGLLTDQEIVSTGMTEEVTRAREAVRRAEAGQKVAVISSGDAGVYGMAGLVYEVLVEKGWTEAEGVEIEIVPGISAINSCGALLGAPIMHDACTISLSDHLTPWELIAKRIDAAGMADFVIALYNPRSGRRTRQIVEAQRILLQYRSPDTPVGIVKSAYREREHVVVTTLAEMLNHDIGMLTTVIIGNSSTFVYDGKIITPRGYQRKYTLSTDEQTLKPHQRLRLENEPWSLEAAVQNAEGTADSGSSQVAAGTATTQTKGALATVTPRPASGLSVATSQATGLATATPQATGLATATTQAAGQSVAASQASSLAVTPPASSPASAPKLKESDESLTPYDWAAQALQAVNEAKGIVTEPPASSVSAAGPKNAGTVFVPEMIFECAVSPGIANKKFTPQQMMTLAQVAGEKGELEYTPHHQIILRVSTSNPDEVTTPLRQLGLILTPVGDVLQVKACDFCDGEKKDAIPYAEELHQKLGGLEMPKEMKIGVNGCGMACYRAVQEDIGLVFRKGKFDLFLGAKTVGRTAHSGVPVAEGIDPENIVPLIERIVDRYKREAFPNERFNKFFQRVGVLEGFAWQEVPIPKIENAVCGD, from the coding sequence ATGAGAGGCAAGCTGTTTGTGATCGGCTTTGGGCCGGGAAGCTTCGAACACATTACCAAACGGGCACGGGAAGCAATCGAAGAGAGTGAGATTATCATTGGGTATACCACCTACGTCGATTTGATTCGGGGGCTTCTTACCGATCAGGAGATTGTCAGTACGGGAATGACCGAAGAAGTGACGCGTGCGCGGGAGGCTGTAAGGCGTGCAGAAGCGGGCCAAAAGGTAGCGGTCATCTCCAGCGGGGATGCCGGCGTCTACGGCATGGCGGGCCTCGTCTATGAAGTCCTCGTGGAAAAAGGCTGGACCGAGGCAGAGGGCGTCGAGATCGAGATCGTCCCAGGGATCTCAGCGATCAACTCTTGCGGGGCCCTGCTCGGGGCTCCCATCATGCACGACGCCTGCACGATCAGCCTGAGCGACCATCTGACGCCGTGGGAGCTGATTGCCAAACGGATTGATGCTGCGGGCATGGCTGACTTTGTGATTGCCCTGTACAACCCGCGCAGCGGACGGCGGACAAGACAGATTGTCGAGGCACAACGCATCCTGCTGCAATACCGTTCGCCGGACACACCAGTGGGTATTGTGAAAAGCGCCTACCGCGAGAGAGAACACGTCGTCGTTACGACGCTGGCGGAAATGCTGAACCACGACATCGGCATGCTGACGACGGTGATTATCGGCAATTCGTCCACCTTTGTCTACGATGGCAAAATCATCACGCCGCGCGGCTATCAGCGGAAGTACACTCTGAGCACGGACGAACAGACTTTGAAGCCGCATCAGCGTCTCCGTCTGGAAAATGAGCCGTGGTCGCTGGAAGCGGCGGTGCAAAATGCGGAGGGTACGGCGGATAGCGGATCAAGCCAGGTTGCTGCAGGCACGGCAACGACACAGACAAAAGGCGCTCTGGCAACTGTGACACCACGGCCAGCAAGCGGCCTGTCAGTTGCGACATCACAAGCAACTGGCCTGGCAACAGCAACACCGCAAGCAACTGGTCTGGCGACGGCAACAACCCAAGCTGCTGGTCAGTCAGTAGCGGCATCGCAAGCGAGCAGTCTGGCCGTAACGCCGCCAGCGAGCAGTCCGGCTTCCGCTCCCAAGCTAAAGGAGTCAGATGAATCCCTTACGCCTTACGACTGGGCCGCACAGGCTTTGCAAGCGGTTAACGAAGCAAAAGGAATTGTAACGGAACCGCCAGCAAGTAGCGTTTCTGCGGCAGGTCCCAAAAACGCGGGTACTGTTTTTGTTCCGGAAATGATTTTTGAATGCGCAGTAAGCCCGGGTATCGCCAACAAGAAATTTACCCCGCAGCAAATGATGACGCTGGCCCAGGTGGCCGGAGAAAAGGGAGAGCTGGAGTATACGCCCCATCATCAAATCATCCTGCGCGTATCGACGAGCAATCCGGATGAAGTGACCACCCCGCTCCGCCAGCTTGGACTGATTTTGACCCCAGTCGGCGACGTGCTCCAGGTAAAGGCCTGCGATTTTTGTGACGGGGAGAAAAAAGACGCGATCCCGTATGCGGAGGAACTCCACCAGAAGCTGGGCGGACTGGAGATGCCCAAAGAGATGAAGATCGGCGTCAACGGCTGCGGGATGGCTTGCTATCGGGCCGTGCAGGAGGATATCGGGCTGGTTTTCCGCAAGGGCAAATTCGACCTGTTTCTGGGTGCAAAAACAGTGGGACGCACGGCTCATTCAGGGGTGCCGGTAGCTGAAGGAATCGATCCGGAAAATATCGTGCCGCTGATCGAGCGGATCGTGGACCGCTACAAACGGGAAGCATTTCCAAATGAAAGATTTAACAAATTTTTCCAGCGTGTAGGTGTGCTTGAGGGATTTGCTTGGCAAGAGGTGCCGATCCCCAAGATTGAAAACGCAGTCTGCGGCGATTGA
- the cbiB gene encoding adenosylcobinamide-phosphate synthase CbiB — protein MIIAFCLMAAYLTDRLVGDPRSLPHPVVIIGWFITRLEQIIRRFVRQAGGLRAAGLLFPLLIVGGSYAAVAVLLYGAWLVHPLLAVGLQIWLISTTIATKGLADAGREIYGHLQDGNLVRARHSLSMVVGRDTEHLNEAEISRGAVETVAENIVDAIVSPLFYAAIGGAPLAMAYRAANTLDSMVGYKNEKYQHLGWASARFDDVLNYIPARLTALILLAASWLQGLDWRRCALTMKRDAHLHPSPNAGLPEAAVAGALGVQLGGLNYYQGVASHRAKLGDPLRPLCAADINATVRLMWLASVICAVLLTGAAYLLHG, from the coding sequence ATGATCATCGCCTTTTGCCTCATGGCGGCATACCTGACAGACCGCCTCGTGGGAGACCCGCGCAGCCTGCCTCATCCTGTCGTGATCATCGGCTGGTTCATAACCCGGCTGGAGCAAATCATCCGGCGCTTTGTCAGGCAAGCAGGCGGGCTTCGGGCAGCGGGATTGCTTTTTCCGCTCTTGATCGTGGGCGGAAGCTACGCTGCCGTCGCCGTACTGCTGTACGGGGCGTGGCTGGTTCACCCCTTGCTGGCGGTCGGACTGCAAATCTGGCTAATCTCCACGACGATTGCCACCAAAGGATTGGCAGATGCCGGACGGGAAATCTACGGCCATCTGCAGGACGGAAATCTGGTGCGGGCCAGACACTCGCTTTCCATGGTGGTCGGTCGGGATACGGAGCATCTGAATGAAGCAGAGATCAGCCGCGGTGCCGTGGAGACAGTCGCCGAAAATATCGTAGACGCCATCGTATCGCCGCTTTTTTACGCCGCGATTGGTGGGGCGCCGCTGGCGATGGCCTATCGCGCAGCCAATACGCTGGACTCGATGGTCGGCTACAAAAACGAGAAGTACCAGCATCTCGGCTGGGCCTCGGCCCGCTTTGACGATGTGCTGAATTATATACCTGCCCGCCTCACTGCACTCATTCTGCTGGCGGCAAGCTGGCTGCAAGGACTGGACTGGCGCCGCTGCGCCCTGACGATGAAGCGCGATGCCCATCTTCACCCCAGTCCAAACGCGGGTTTACCCGAGGCGGCTGTGGCTGGCGCATTGGGGGTCCAGTTGGGCGGGCTGAATTACTACCAAGGCGTAGCTTCCCATCGGGCAAAGCTCGGCGATCCGCTCCGGCCGCTCTGCGCAGCAGACATCAACGCCACCGTGCGGCTGATGTGGCTGGCTTCGGTCATCTGTGCGGTGTTGTTGACAGGAGCTGCGTACTTGTTGCACGGGTAA
- a CDS encoding histidine phosphatase family protein: MRWIWIRHGETEENRQRRYHGHTDAPLNQAGMEQARKLSNLLACEKPDLFYTSDLLRSRQTAEGLSAAWGIAPTPVPELRELSFGDWEQLTYEELMSLAGERARQWYDDPFQYAPPGGETVAQLGSRVDRLIKGVLRKLSDRAEERNSADQEWSKGRHQRQGRKPEQTVVLVTHGGAIRWFQAAWMHGNPQLYWQMTGLGHGQAMIVRQTADGWRLVTDSGRSDFGEESET, translated from the coding sequence ATGAGATGGATCTGGATCAGGCATGGTGAGACCGAAGAAAATCGGCAGAGACGTTATCACGGTCATACCGATGCACCGCTGAATCAAGCAGGGATGGAGCAGGCACGGAAGCTGAGCAATTTGCTTGCTTGCGAGAAGCCAGACCTCTTTTATACCAGCGATCTGCTCCGCTCCAGACAAACGGCCGAGGGCCTGAGCGCTGCTTGGGGGATCGCTCCGACTCCGGTGCCGGAATTGCGTGAACTCTCATTTGGTGACTGGGAGCAGCTCACTTACGAGGAGCTGATGAGCCTGGCGGGCGAGCGGGCACGCCAGTGGTACGACGATCCGTTTCAGTACGCGCCTCCTGGCGGGGAGACTGTAGCCCAGTTGGGAAGTAGAGTAGACCGCTTGATCAAAGGTGTGCTGAGAAAGTTGAGCGATCGGGCTGAAGAACGGAATTCGGCAGATCAGGAGTGGAGCAAGGGGCGGCATCAGAGGCAGGGTCGGAAACCGGAGCAGACCGTAGTCCTGGTGACTCATGGAGGGGCTATCCGCTGGTTTCAGGCGGCGTGGATGCATGGCAATCCCCAGCTCTACTGGCAGATGACAGGCCTTGGACACGGGCAGGCGATGATCGTCAGGCAAACGGCTGACGGGTGGCGGCTGGTGACAGATTCAGGCAGAAGTGATTTTGGAGAAGAGAGTGAGACATAG
- a CDS encoding adenosylcobinamide-GDP ribazoletransferase, with translation MNAFFHALAFFTRIPVPWLKPSEKAWRESVAWYPAVGLVIGCVLWAVYQLSLWAFSPLLAAVLTCAVWVYITGGLHLDGWMDLADGLGSSRSRERMLEIMKDSRSGAMAVLAAILLLLIKTAGLVELAPPSVVPAQVIHQVYSAILYNTAHDNALLVRLSADWSILLLIVPFAARTHVLLAIRFWPYASSDNGIGKGISEGLRLWHIAFAYVILLGLSWWLADFRAVTAVLVSLLFSLWFARGITRRLGGLTGDCYGAIIESSEAVMLVVLAGSWWG, from the coding sequence ATGAATGCATTTTTTCACGCACTTGCTTTTTTCACCCGCATCCCGGTCCCGTGGCTGAAGCCTTCCGAAAAGGCCTGGCGGGAGAGCGTGGCCTGGTATCCGGCTGTCGGGCTGGTCATCGGCTGTGTTCTGTGGGCGGTTTATCAGTTGTCATTATGGGCGTTTTCGCCGCTGCTCGCTGCGGTTCTGACATGCGCGGTCTGGGTTTACATCACGGGAGGACTTCATCTGGATGGCTGGATGGACCTGGCCGATGGATTGGGCAGCAGCCGTTCACGTGAACGCATGCTGGAGATCATGAAGGACAGTCGCTCCGGAGCGATGGCCGTCTTGGCCGCGATTCTGCTGTTGCTGATCAAAACGGCCGGGCTGGTCGAGCTTGCGCCGCCATCGGTTGTACCTGCCCAAGTGATACATCAGGTCTATAGCGCTATTCTGTACAATACCGCGCATGACAACGCCTTGCTTGTCCGTTTATCGGCAGACTGGTCGATCCTGCTCTTGATCGTTCCCTTTGCCGCGCGCACCCATGTGCTGCTGGCTATTCGCTTCTGGCCGTATGCCTCTTCTGACAACGGCATTGGCAAAGGTATTAGCGAAGGGCTGCGACTCTGGCATATCGCCTTTGCTTATGTGATCTTGCTGGGGCTGTCCTGGTGGCTGGCTGACTTTCGAGCTGTGACCGCTGTACTTGTCTCGCTGCTATTTTCTCTCTGGTTCGCGCGCGGCATCACGCGGCGCCTGGGAGGACTTACTGGGGATTGCTACGGCGCCATTATTGAAAGCAGCGAAGCTGTGATGCTCGTAGTCCTTGCAGGGAGCTGGTGGGGATGA
- the cobU gene encoding bifunctional adenosylcobinamide kinase/adenosylcobinamide-phosphate guanylyltransferase, with amino-acid sequence MGLILVTGGVRSGKSKFAEEMARQTANEVLYVATGRAWDEEMHRRIELHRQRRPEQWGLCEIGERLSDSLAEGGKYPAVLIDCLSTWVSGRLMEVPESKWRDEQLTREILDEVEQWLDAVDKSKQTVIVVTSEVGLGGVALSKLGRWFADVLGDVNQRTAKRADTVYAILSGIPWRIKG; translated from the coding sequence ATGGGTCTGATACTGGTGACCGGCGGAGTCCGCTCGGGAAAAAGCAAGTTTGCCGAAGAAATGGCCCGGCAAACGGCCAACGAGGTTCTCTATGTCGCGACAGGTCGCGCCTGGGATGAAGAAATGCACCGACGAATCGAGCTTCACCGCCAGCGCAGGCCAGAGCAATGGGGCTTGTGCGAGATCGGGGAGCGCCTTTCCGACTCATTGGCAGAAGGCGGAAAGTATCCCGCAGTACTGATCGACTGTCTTTCCACCTGGGTCAGCGGACGCCTGATGGAGGTGCCCGAATCGAAGTGGAGAGATGAGCAGCTGACTCGCGAGATTCTGGATGAAGTGGAGCAGTGGCTGGATGCCGTCGATAAAAGCAAGCAAACCGTGATTGTGGTAACTAGCGAGGTCGGTCTGGGGGGCGTCGCGCTGTCGAAGCTCGGACGCTGGTTCGCCGATGTGCTCGGAGATGTGAATCAACGGACGGCTAAGCGTGCCGATACAGTATACGCCATACTCTCAGGCATTCCCTGGAGGATAAAAGGATGA
- the cobD gene encoding threonine-phosphate decarboxylase CobD — MSLLERYGHGGDLRTAEERFGLAGDAFLDYSANINPLGPPAKVLEAMSQSLSAVIRYPDPAHRSFKAALAEQLRIPESFLLPANGAAEAMALAILALGPQRVGVVTPCFSEYAQLSGQFGAQVIECRGLEEHDFKPDMEELYQLFQKAQLVFIASPNNPTGILYQPEELLKLAAWTDETDTYLVVDEAFLDFVAVEKQFSLADRLADFPRVLLMRSMTKMFAIPGLRLGYAIGHPELIRRMKEKQVSWSVNGLALLAGELCLQESAYEEQTRLLVAKERGFLANGIRELGWQTWPGEANFLLVRSKGELDAATLQERMGKRGILIRSCAMYPGLTDHDFRIAVRSRSENERLLQTFREVAEQGGRHPWV; from the coding sequence ATGAGCCTGCTGGAAAGATACGGCCATGGCGGTGACCTGCGGACGGCAGAAGAGCGATTCGGACTGGCGGGCGATGCTTTCCTCGATTACAGTGCGAATATTAATCCGCTTGGTCCGCCCGCCAAGGTTCTGGAAGCGATGAGTCAGTCGCTTTCGGCAGTGATTCGCTATCCTGACCCGGCCCATCGTTCATTTAAGGCAGCCTTGGCAGAGCAGCTTCGCATACCCGAGTCGTTCCTTTTGCCAGCAAACGGGGCCGCAGAAGCGATGGCTTTGGCAATATTGGCCCTTGGGCCGCAGAGAGTCGGCGTGGTAACGCCATGCTTTTCCGAATATGCCCAACTGTCAGGCCAATTCGGGGCACAGGTCATCGAATGCAGGGGTCTTGAGGAACATGATTTCAAGCCGGATATGGAAGAGCTGTACCAGCTTTTTCAAAAAGCGCAACTGGTCTTTATCGCCTCTCCGAACAATCCCACCGGTATCTTGTATCAACCGGAGGAACTGCTCAAGCTGGCTGCATGGACGGATGAAACGGATACTTATTTGGTGGTGGACGAAGCCTTCCTTGACTTTGTCGCCGTGGAAAAGCAATTTTCGCTGGCGGATCGTCTGGCCGACTTTCCCCGCGTCCTGCTGATGCGGTCGATGACTAAAATGTTTGCCATCCCCGGCTTGCGGCTCGGCTACGCCATCGGCCATCCAGAGCTGATCCGTCGGATGAAAGAGAAGCAAGTAAGCTGGAGTGTAAACGGTTTGGCCCTGCTCGCAGGAGAGCTATGTCTGCAGGAGTCCGCATACGAGGAACAGACTAGACTGCTCGTCGCCAAGGAGCGAGGGTTTCTCGCAAACGGCATACGCGAGCTGGGCTGGCAAACCTGGCCGGGAGAGGCCAACTTTTTGCTGGTGCGCTCGAAAGGCGAGCTGGATGCTGCGACCCTGCAGGAGAGAATGGGAAAACGAGGTATTTTGATCCGCAGCTGTGCGATGTATCCCGGATTGACGGACCATGATTTTCGCATCGCGGTACGGTCACGGTCGGAAAACGAACGATTGCTGCAAACCTTCCGTGAAGTAGCAGAGCAAGGGGGGAGGCATCCATGGGTCTGA
- the cobO gene encoding cob(I)yrinic acid a,c-diamide adenosyltransferase → MNKADNKRGLLLVYTGDGKGKTTAALGLAVRATGRGKRVLMIQFIKSPERTYGEKIIFDRLGIEMVQKGVGFTWTKTPEEHRKALQEAWCFAREKVLGGEYDVVILDELNNALAIDRFPIDDVLPLADVLETVRNRPRHVHLVITGRSAKPEITEMADLVTEMKPIKHYYDEGIPAVLGVEY, encoded by the coding sequence ATGAACAAGGCAGACAACAAACGGGGATTGCTATTGGTCTACACCGGAGATGGAAAAGGCAAGACGACGGCGGCTTTGGGCTTGGCTGTTCGGGCCACAGGCAGAGGAAAGCGCGTGCTGATGATCCAGTTTATCAAGTCGCCGGAGCGCACATATGGGGAAAAAATCATCTTTGACCGCCTGGGAATCGAAATGGTGCAAAAAGGCGTTGGCTTCACCTGGACCAAGACACCCGAGGAGCATCGCAAAGCTCTCCAGGAAGCGTGGTGCTTCGCCCGCGAAAAGGTGCTCGGCGGCGAGTATGATGTGGTGATTCTCGATGAACTCAACAACGCACTGGCCATCGACCGCTTCCCAATCGATGATGTTCTCCCGCTTGCAGATGTGCTGGAAACGGTGCGAAACCGGCCGCGCCACGTCCATCTTGTCATTACCGGCCGTAGTGCGAAGCCTGAGATCACGGAGATGGCCGACCTGGTGACCGAGATGAAACCGATCAAACATTATTACGACGAAGGCATCCCCGCTGTACTGGGAGTGGAATACTGA
- a CDS encoding DUF421 domain-containing protein — protein sequence MEFIYEAILVLMVGYLLIRIAGKKTVSEMTGLEIITLLAVASMVSHAISGDGLWKTIASLCIFVGVLVSIQYLSIKSNLVEKLMMGFATPVIKDGQILIPNLIKLRMSVDQLEGKLREKGVTSLSDIKTATIEMSGNIGFELMRHAKPVTIGELEKILAQYQITPLEVGLEPGQTQKKPDVPALLAQSPQAPEEWGNLFTEVVESGHRNPIPPKLQ from the coding sequence ATGGAGTTTATCTATGAGGCGATTTTGGTTTTGATGGTTGGCTATTTACTCATTCGGATCGCCGGCAAAAAAACCGTTTCGGAGATGACCGGGCTGGAAATCATTACTCTTTTGGCGGTGGCTTCCATGGTCAGTCACGCCATTTCCGGTGACGGGCTATGGAAAACGATCGCTTCTTTGTGCATTTTTGTAGGGGTATTAGTATCGATTCAGTACCTTTCCATCAAAAGTAATCTGGTGGAGAAGCTGATGATGGGATTCGCAACTCCGGTAATCAAGGATGGGCAGATATTGATTCCCAACCTGATAAAACTTCGTATGTCTGTCGATCAATTGGAGGGGAAGCTGCGGGAAAAAGGGGTGACCTCCTTGTCCGATATCAAGACAGCCACCATCGAAATGAGCGGGAATATCGGTTTTGAACTGATGAGACATGCGAAGCCGGTCACCATCGGCGAACTGGAAAAAATTCTTGCCCAGTATCAGATCACTCCCCTGGAGGTTGGATTGGAGCCTGGGCAAACACAGAAGAAGCCGGACGTCCCCGCTCTTCTCGCTCAATCCCCTCAAGCCCCTGAAGAGTGGGGAAACCTCTTTACCGAAGTCGTCGAATCCGGTCATCGCAACCCCATACCCCCCAAGCTCCAGTAA
- a CDS encoding M15 family metallopeptidase, translating to MKQDIPIPRELRQLAEFPELKECGEDMLPLSSLSDKITICPMYYQQGYAGTSPEAYLRKSAALRLAEAAKGLPDGYRFVIFDGWRSYQVQASLYDGFKQKLLKQGWQEGELLQNELSKFVAVPSDDVTRPSPHLSGGAVDLTIEGPEGWLDMGTDFDDFSERAATRYYESIQPGSQRDEAIRANRRLLFHLMSDAGFVNYPKEWWHFEYGTLSWAKRTSGQAMYGGVLHLFDKRG from the coding sequence TTGAAACAGGATATCCCGATTCCCCGGGAGCTGCGTCAGCTCGCAGAATTTCCAGAGCTCAAAGAATGCGGGGAAGACATGCTCCCCCTCTCCTCCCTGTCTGACAAAATCACAATCTGCCCTATGTACTACCAGCAAGGGTATGCGGGTACCTCACCTGAAGCGTATCTGAGAAAAAGTGCCGCCTTGCGTCTGGCAGAGGCTGCGAAAGGATTGCCAGACGGCTATCGGTTCGTGATTTTCGACGGTTGGCGCTCCTACCAGGTACAAGCCTCCCTCTATGATGGCTTTAAACAGAAATTACTGAAGCAGGGCTGGCAGGAGGGCGAGTTGCTGCAAAACGAGCTGAGCAAATTTGTCGCCGTGCCAAGCGATGATGTGACCCGCCCCTCTCCCCATCTCTCAGGTGGAGCCGTCGACCTTACCATTGAGGGGCCCGAGGGTTGGCTTGATATGGGTACCGACTTTGATGATTTTAGCGAGCGAGCCGCTACCCGCTACTATGAAAGCATCCAACCGGGCAGCCAGAGGGACGAAGCGATCCGGGCCAACAGACGTCTGCTCTTTCACCTCATGTCAGATGCCGGATTCGTCAATTACCCCAAAGAATGGTGGCATTTTGAGTACGGTACGCTATCTTGGGCAAAACGAACCAGCGGACAAGCCATGTACGGAGGGGTTTTGCATTTATTTGACAAAAGAGGTTGA